One Alphaproteobacteria bacterium genomic window, AAAACCATCTTCGATCTTACCATTTATCAAATTATTATTTTTTATCCAAAAAAACAGAGACAGTTTTAATAAAACTGTCTCTGTTCCTAACACGCTTTATAAAATCTAATTTATTAATTTTCCTTAATAATAAATTAATGAAAATTAATAACAGCTACTAAAATCTTTTTGTAACCAAACCAAATTTTTTTTCTGCTAATTTAAATCGTTTGGCAATCATCTGTGCATAAACACCTGTACCAACCATTCTTTGACCAAAATTGGGATCATTTAAATATCCCCCACGCGTTTCACGAATTAAAGTTAAAATTCTTTTAGCTTTTAATGGATAATGAACTTGGAGCCATTCTTGAAATAGATCTTTAATTTCATGGGGTAATCTTAAAAGAACATAACCTACATCTTGGACGCCTAATTTTGCAACAGTAGATAAAATATCTTCTATTTCTATGTCGTTCAGACCTGGAATAATGGGGGCCATTAATACACCGGTTGGCACATTAGCCTTTATTAATTCTTCAACTGTTTTTAACCTTTTATTTGGTGTTGCTGCCCGTGGTTCCATAAGACGTGCTAATTTTGCATTAAGGGTTGTAATAGAAAGATAAACTTTAACCAATCCTTGGTTCCCCATAGGTTGCAATAAATCAAGATCACGTAAAACCAAAGATGATTTTGTAATGAGTGCAAAAGGATGATTAAAATCCGACAAAACTTTTAAAATATTTCTGGTTATTTCATATTTCTTTTCAATAGGTTGATAAGGATCTGTATTCGCACCTAATGTTATAGGTATAGGTTTATAATTTTTTTTAGAAAATGCTTTGGCTAATAATTCAGGTGCCTCGGGTTTAATCCATAAATGAGATTCAAAATCCAACCCCGGCGATAATCCAAGCCAAGCATGGGTTGGTCTTGCATAACAATAAATACACCCATGTTCACAACCCCGATAAGGATTAATAGACTGGACAAAAGGAATATCTGGAGAATTATTTTTAGTTAGAATTGTTTTACTTTGATCAACACTAATTTTTGTACAAAGACTAGGTAATTCTTCTGCATCTTGTGTTAAATCTGCCCATCCATCATCGACATTATATTTTTGATGAACTTCATAACGTCCTTGTTTATTACTAACTGCCCCACGTCCCTTGCGGGGTATATCAGGTAGCAAATCAAATAAATCTTTGCTTTTATCAGATGAAGACATAATTTTTTTAATTATTAAAAATAATGAAATTTGAATTGTTCTATTTGTTAAAAAAATAAATAAAAAATTTATTTAATTTCTAATTATTTTTTTAAAGATTTTATTGCTTTAAATATTTTTAATATCTAAAATGATAAATATTTATCTTTTTATTGATTGTTTTTAATCAGTATTTCAAATGGGCCTGTTTTAAATTTATACAGACCACATAATAATCGTCCAACGGTAAAGCCAACAAAAATACCCGAAATCATTAATAAACTATATTGAAATATGGGTTCTGTCGCAACAGCTGGGTTTGATATCAATTTATATTGAAAATAATATTTTGTAGAAAAAATTCCTAAAATAATAATTAAAATGGACCACGTCCCGGGAAGTTTTAACAAACGATTTTTTTGATCCACACTAATTTTTTGTTTATATAAATATACCCATCCTATAAGAGCACCGATCATCACACCCCCCACCCATAAAAAGATAACAAATGGGGTAAGTGCAACAGAACTTAACAAAGTATGGATTGAAAAGAATAAAAAAATAACTGGTAAAAGAAATAATCTATCTAATTTTGTTATTCTTGTTTTTGAAGCTTTTATACCCCTTAACATCAGAAAAGCAAATAAAAGATAAACCCACCATGGGGTATGAATTAAAATTTGACCGATAAGTTCAAAATCAATCATGGTATTTTCTTAATAGAAATATTTTTTATTAGAGCTCGTCATATAATTTATAAATTATATGACGAGAAATTAAGTAAAATTATTTAACGACTGCTTGCCACAATCCCATAACATTTCCTTCACTATCTTTAAATCTAGCATAAAATCCAAAATCACCTGTTTTTACTTTCGGCATAACAGTTTTTCCACCCTCTGCTTCTACTTTTTTTAAAGTTGCATCAATTGAATCTACCGTAATAACCAATAAAGGATGATTGGCATCTTTATCCTTAGCCATCATCCCCCCATTAATTT contains:
- a CDS encoding PA0069 family radical SAM protein, whose amino-acid sequence is MSSSDKSKDLFDLLPDIPRKGRGAVSNKQGRYEVHQKYNVDDGWADLTQDAEELPSLCTKISVDQSKTILTKNNSPDIPFVQSINPYRGCEHGCIYCYARPTHAWLGLSPGLDFESHLWIKPEAPELLAKAFSKKNYKPIPITLGANTDPYQPIEKKYEITRNILKVLSDFNHPFALITKSSLVLRDLDLLQPMGNQGLVKVYLSITTLNAKLARLMEPRAATPNKRLKTVEELIKANVPTGVLMAPIIPGLNDIEIEDILSTVAKLGVQDVGYVLLRLPHEIKDLFQEWLQVHYPLKAKRILTLIRETRGGYLNDPNFGQRMVGTGVYAQMIAKRFKLAEKKFGLVTKRF
- a CDS encoding VOC family protein, with the protein product MDSVMHFEVVFDNKDRAKKFYQKTFGWQFMDIPGMDEYTMITTAPSDDHGMSKEPGKINGGMMAKDKDANHPLLVITVDSIDATLKKVEAEGGKTVMPKVKTGDFGFYARFKDSEGNVMGLWQAVVK